The following coding sequences lie in one Arachis ipaensis cultivar K30076 chromosome B05, Araip1.1, whole genome shotgun sequence genomic window:
- the LOC107641960 gene encoding uncharacterized protein LOC107641960 isoform X2 — protein MDFEDGTKELICFWVCILAFHKTLSDQTREASAVATFSLAVHNGGNLLEAVDIARRINKQHNARFPELLDPSGLDAEDLEEEILDHADSVKGTLSQMTTRYLVSQAMADYPQASHSNLVCISLSSARVPALGLNPSFITDLADAVIEALPFAKAMYASTSTSEEEHDPLRYLVKMFFGSILAFILFLSPRMIN, from the exons ATGGATTTCGAAGATGGGACAAAAGAACTAATATGCTTTTG GGTTTGCATCCTAGCATTTCATAAAACATTGAGTGATCAAACAAGGGAAGCCTCGGCGGTTGCTACATTTAGCCTTGCAGTTCATAATGGTGGAAATTTATTGGAAGCTGTAGACATAGCTAGGAGGATCAACAAACAACACAATGCCAGGTTTCCTGAGTTATTAGATCCTTCAGGTCTAGATGCAGAGGATTTAGAAGAAGAGATTCTGGATCATGCTGACTCTGTTAAAGGGACACTCTCACAGA TGACAACTAGGTATTTGGTATCTCAAGCTATGGCCGACTATCCTCAAGCCTCTCATTCAAATCTGGTGTGCATATCTCTTTCCTCTGCACGTGTTCCTGCTCTTGGTCTCAACCCTTCCTTCATTACAGACCTGGCAGATGCAGTGATAGAAGCTCTTCCATTTGCAAAAGCAATGTATGCATCTACCAGCACTTCTGAAGAAGAGCATGACCCACTTAGATACTTGGTCAAGATGTTCTTTGGCTCAATATTGGCATTCATCTTGTTTCTGTCACCTAGAATGATAAATTGA
- the LOC110272071 gene encoding uncharacterized protein LOC110272071 has product MQLNSLPNKIGNCIVVDPFLHHVGYDIYLVGGCVQDLILKQISKDFDIITSADLKEVLRTFPWCEIVGKKFSICHVRMDGTIVEVSSFNIATRKSNHFHHDIEAPSSCDKEDYLRWRNCLKCDFTING; this is encoded by the exons ATGCAGTTAAATTCATTACCAAACAAG ATAGGGAATTGCATAGTTGTTGACCCTTTTCTTCACCATGTAGGGTATGATATATATCTTGTTGGAGGTTGTGTCCAGGATCTTATACTAAAGCAAATAAGTAAGGACTTTGATATTATTACTTCAGCTGATCTTAAAGAG GTGTTGAGAACATTTCCATGGTGTGAGATAGTTGGTAAAAAGTTTTCCATATGTCATGTTCGTATGGATGGTACCATTGTCGAG gtttcgAGTTTCAATATTGCTACAAGGAAGTCAAATCACTTTCATCATGACATCGAGGCACCCAGTAGCTGTGATAAGGAGGACTATCTTCGTTGGAGGAATTGTTTGAAATGCGACTTTACAATTAATGGGTAG
- the LOC107641960 gene encoding uncharacterized protein LOC107641960 isoform X1 translates to MDFEDGTKELICFWVCILAFHKTLSDQTREASAVATFSLAVHNGGNLLEAVDIARRINKQHNARFPELLDPSGLDAEDLEEEILDHADSVKGTLSQMTTRYLVSQAMADYPQASHSNLVCISLSSARVPALGLNPSFITDLADAVIEALPFAKAMYASTSTSEEEHDPLRYLVKMFFGSILAFILFLSPRMIN, encoded by the exons ATGGATTTCGAAGATGGGACAAAAGAACTAATATGCTTTTG GGTTTGCATCCTAGCATTTCATAAAACATTGAGTGATCAAACAAGGGAAGCCTCGGCGGTTGCTACATTTAGCCTTGCAGTTCATAATGGTGGAAATTTATTGGAAGCTGTAGACATAGCTAGGAGGATCAACAAACAACACAATGCCAGGTTTCCTGAGTTATTAGATCCTTCAGGTCTAGATGCAGAGGATTTAGAAGAAGAGATTCTGGATCATGCTGACTCTGTTAAAGGGACACTCTCACAGATGAC AACTAGGTATTTGGTATCTCAAGCTATGGCCGACTATCCTCAAGCCTCTCATTCAAATCTGGTGTGCATATCTCTTTCCTCTGCACGTGTTCCTGCTCTTGGTCTCAACCCTTCCTTCATTACAGACCTGGCAGATGCAGTGATAGAAGCTCTTCCATTTGCAAAAGCAATGTATGCATCTACCAGCACTTCTGAAGAAGAGCATGACCCACTTAGATACTTGGTCAAGATGTTCTTTGGCTCAATATTGGCATTCATCTTGTTTCTGTCACCTAGAATGATAAATTGA